From a region of the Pseudomonadota bacterium genome:
- a CDS encoding ribosome maturation factor RimP, protein MMVESAVTGDRLSRIRELAVDLLGNLGYELNDLEFSSGEGGSVLRLYIDCAAGVTLDDCAHVSRMFGALLDVEDLIPGRYNLEISSPGLNRRLSRIQDFQGCYGETIKIRLARPLDGRRRFKGILRTCQENPLTVTLEVDGQTFVVPLDETAKCNLVYDFDKIF, encoded by the coding sequence ATGATGGTTGAATCAGCAGTTACAGGTGACCGGCTAAGCCGAATTCGGGAGCTGGCGGTGGACCTGCTTGGAAATCTTGGTTACGAACTCAATGACCTGGAGTTTAGCTCAGGCGAGGGCGGTTCTGTTCTGCGGCTTTATATCGATTGCGCGGCCGGGGTCACGCTGGATGACTGTGCTCACGTTAGTCGAATGTTTGGCGCTCTTCTGGATGTGGAGGATCTTATTCCGGGGCGTTATAACCTTGAGATTTCTTCTCCTGGCTTGAACCGTCGCTTAAGCCGGATTCAGGATTTTCAGGGCTGTTATGGGGAAACCATCAAAATCAGGCTGGCTCGTCCCCTTGACGGTCGGCGGCGTTTCAAGGGTATTCTGCGCACTTGCCAGGAAAATCCTTTGACCGTGACCCTTGAAGTCGATGGGCAAACCTTTGTCGTCCCCCTGGACGAGACGGCAAAGTGTAATCTGGTCTATGATTTTGACAAAATATTTTAA
- the amrA gene encoding AmmeMemoRadiSam system protein A — translation MEQERCACGLSVADKDYLKGVAAAQIKARLEGREEPVEVPKREILKEKRGGFVTLYKAGHLRGCIGYVEAMKPLYQTVAEMALAAAFKDPRFPKLQLSEWPDINIELSVLSPLVEIEDPRQVEVGKHGLLLCRGSASGLLLPQVATEYGWTRAEFLTHTCHKAGLPADCWRYPGIRMYVFTADVF, via the coding sequence ATGGAACAGGAACGGTGTGCCTGCGGACTTTCCGTAGCGGATAAGGATTATCTCAAGGGGGTGGCGGCGGCGCAGATCAAAGCTCGTCTGGAGGGTCGTGAAGAACCTGTGGAGGTTCCGAAGCGTGAGATTCTTAAGGAAAAAAGAGGGGGCTTCGTGACCCTCTATAAAGCCGGACATTTGCGGGGCTGTATCGGGTATGTCGAAGCCATGAAACCATTGTATCAGACGGTTGCGGAAATGGCTCTGGCCGCAGCTTTTAAGGATCCCAGATTCCCCAAACTGCAGCTATCCGAGTGGCCTGATATCAACATTGAGCTTTCAGTTCTGAGCCCTCTGGTGGAGATTGAAGACCCTCGTCAGGTTGAAGTCGGCAAACATGGGCTTTTGCTTTGCCGTGGATCGGCTTCAGGCCTGCTGTTGCCCCAGGTGGCAACGGAGTATGGGTGGACTCGAGCAGAATTTCTGACACATACTTGTCACAAAGCGGGACTGCCGGCGGACTGTTGGCGATATCCCGGAATCAGAATGTATGTTTTTACAGCGGATGTTTTCTGA